Proteins encoded together in one Musa acuminata AAA Group cultivar baxijiao chromosome BXJ3-6, Cavendish_Baxijiao_AAA, whole genome shotgun sequence window:
- the LOC103986686 gene encoding protein CHLOROPLAST IMPORT APPARATUS 2-like isoform X2, translated as MSSCLGGGGGRAYGFDLDIVKPSSPSSGRSSDSSSPSSTLSESSNTISIKRAARTPRKRPNQTYNEAAALLSTIYPNIFSTKSLKKLSKNPRTFASFPESSDLLPPFPVLGDAGFLIDKIQPEKPAAVRVELKLKVPFEKECTSPVSNVSWEPNSPNPFDDDDDFDAECILDQEVEAGIDSIMGNLNTNTPTDDDTSEGSNHSNSGINPLLRSLIGCKMGGKFELGLGFRLRRNLQRALRNRDEGYWWRSPTVPVRDITPDINPSTATATVTPPALEKKKKKVDKEEVDGTKNSASATPNPPQEKLKASLGLKLSHEEVINAWSDSGSIFSDGPDSPNSSADALARLADIDLFLDAAGVGGVREASVLRYKEKRRSRLFSKMIRYQVRKTNADRRPRMKGRFVRRPSLLQQAIEEERQ; from the exons ATGTCGTCGTGcctcggcggcggcggtggccggGCCTACGGCTTCGACCTCGACATCGTCAAGCCATCGTCTCCGTCGTCGGGCCGCTCGTCGGACTCTTCCTCGCCTTCTTCCACCCTCTCCGAATCGAGCAACACAATCTCCATCAAGAGGGCGGCGAGAACTCCGCGGAAGAGACCCAATCAGACCTACAATGAGGCCGCCGCGCTCCTCTCCACCATCTACCCCAACATCTTCTCCACCAAGAGCCTAAAGAAGCTGTCCAAGAACCCTCGAACTTTTGCCTCCTTCCCTGAATCCTCCGACCTCCTGCCGCCCTTCCCGGTCCTCGGCGACGCCGGCTTCCTAATCGACAAGATTCAGCCCGAGAAACCCGCCGCCGTACGCGTCGAGCTCAAGCTTAAGGTTCCGTTCGAGAAGGAGTGCACGAGCCCAGTGAGCAACGTCTCCTGGGAGCCTAACTCCCCGAACCCCTTCGACGATGATGACGACTTCGACGCGGAGTGCATTCTCGATCAGGAGGTCGAAGCGGGCATCGACAGCATAATGGGCAACCTCAACACGAACACTCCCACCGACGACGACACAAGTGAGGGATCGAATCACTCCAATTCCGGCATCAATCCTTTGCTTCGGAGTCTCATCGGATGCAAAATGGGCGGCAAGTTCGAGCTCGGCCTCGGGTTCAGGCTCAGAAGAAACTTGCAGCGAGCGCTGAGGAACAGGGATGAGGGCTACTGGTGGAGGTCTCCAACAGTACCAGTTCGAGACATCACTCCAGATATCAACCCGTCGACGGCTACGGCCACGGTGACGCCGCCGgctttggagaagaagaagaagaaggtggacAAGGAGGAAGTGGATGGCACGAAGAATTCCGCAAGCGCTACTCCCAACCCACCGCAGGAAAAGCTGAAGGCTTCTCTGGGGCTCAAACTGAGCCACGAGGAGGTCATCAATGCATGGTCTGACAGCGGCTCCATCTTCTCAGACGGCCCTGACTCGCCGAATTCATCCGCCGACGCTCTC GCCAGGTTGGCTGACATCGATCTCTTTCTTGACGCGGCGGGCGTCGGCGGAGTCAGGGAGGCGAGCGTTCTGAGGTACAAGGAGAAGCGGAGGAGCCGACTGTTCTCGAAAATGATCCGGTACCAAGTGCGGAAAACGAACGCCGACCGGCGGCCCAGGATGAAG GGTCGCTTTGTGAGGAGGCCATCCCTTCTCCAGCAAGCGATAGAGGAAGAGCGGCAGTGA
- the LOC103986686 gene encoding protein CHLOROPLAST IMPORT APPARATUS 2-like isoform X1: MSSCLGGGGGRAYGFDLDIVKPSSPSSGRSSDSSSPSSTLSESSNTISIKRAARTPRKRPNQTYNEAAALLSTIYPNIFSTKSLKKLSKNPRTFASFPESSDLLPPFPVLGDAGFLIDKIQPEKPAAVRVELKLKVPFEKECTSPVSNVSWEPNSPNPFDDDDDFDAECILDQEVEAGIDSIMGNLNTNTPTDDDTSEGSNHSNSGINPLLRSLIGCKMGGKFELGLGFRLRRNLQRALRNRDEGYWWRSPTVPVRDITPDINPSTATATVTPPALEKKKKKVDKEEVDGTKNSASATPNPPQEKLKASLGLKLSHEEVINAWSDSGSIFSDGPDSPNSSADALVSQARLADIDLFLDAAGVGGVREASVLRYKEKRRSRLFSKMIRYQVRKTNADRRPRMKGRFVRRPSLLQQAIEEERQ, translated from the exons ATGTCGTCGTGcctcggcggcggcggtggccggGCCTACGGCTTCGACCTCGACATCGTCAAGCCATCGTCTCCGTCGTCGGGCCGCTCGTCGGACTCTTCCTCGCCTTCTTCCACCCTCTCCGAATCGAGCAACACAATCTCCATCAAGAGGGCGGCGAGAACTCCGCGGAAGAGACCCAATCAGACCTACAATGAGGCCGCCGCGCTCCTCTCCACCATCTACCCCAACATCTTCTCCACCAAGAGCCTAAAGAAGCTGTCCAAGAACCCTCGAACTTTTGCCTCCTTCCCTGAATCCTCCGACCTCCTGCCGCCCTTCCCGGTCCTCGGCGACGCCGGCTTCCTAATCGACAAGATTCAGCCCGAGAAACCCGCCGCCGTACGCGTCGAGCTCAAGCTTAAGGTTCCGTTCGAGAAGGAGTGCACGAGCCCAGTGAGCAACGTCTCCTGGGAGCCTAACTCCCCGAACCCCTTCGACGATGATGACGACTTCGACGCGGAGTGCATTCTCGATCAGGAGGTCGAAGCGGGCATCGACAGCATAATGGGCAACCTCAACACGAACACTCCCACCGACGACGACACAAGTGAGGGATCGAATCACTCCAATTCCGGCATCAATCCTTTGCTTCGGAGTCTCATCGGATGCAAAATGGGCGGCAAGTTCGAGCTCGGCCTCGGGTTCAGGCTCAGAAGAAACTTGCAGCGAGCGCTGAGGAACAGGGATGAGGGCTACTGGTGGAGGTCTCCAACAGTACCAGTTCGAGACATCACTCCAGATATCAACCCGTCGACGGCTACGGCCACGGTGACGCCGCCGgctttggagaagaagaagaagaaggtggacAAGGAGGAAGTGGATGGCACGAAGAATTCCGCAAGCGCTACTCCCAACCCACCGCAGGAAAAGCTGAAGGCTTCTCTGGGGCTCAAACTGAGCCACGAGGAGGTCATCAATGCATGGTCTGACAGCGGCTCCATCTTCTCAGACGGCCCTGACTCGCCGAATTCATCCGCCGACGCTCTC GTTTCGCAGGCCAGGTTGGCTGACATCGATCTCTTTCTTGACGCGGCGGGCGTCGGCGGAGTCAGGGAGGCGAGCGTTCTGAGGTACAAGGAGAAGCGGAGGAGCCGACTGTTCTCGAAAATGATCCGGTACCAAGTGCGGAAAACGAACGCCGACCGGCGGCCCAGGATGAAG GGTCGCTTTGTGAGGAGGCCATCCCTTCTCCAGCAAGCGATAGAGGAAGAGCGGCAGTGA
- the LOC135641666 gene encoding NAC domain-containing protein 92-like: MEGRVEEEEQQLPPGFRFHPTDEELITHYLTHKITEADFHARAIAEVDLTKSEPWDLPEKAKLGEKEWYFFSLRDRKYPSGVRTNRATNAGYWKTTGKDKEIFDSSTSELVGMKKTLVFYKGRAPRGEKTNWIMHEYRLHSELASKYIKDEWVVCRVFMKSSSSGKKYPPSQPRANPYYVELGPVSTPSLIQNELMELSRFARDSHGPTSTIQPQLSYHGGGGGGFTLAGMKLNLGALPPPPAPAAMPVPLFQPLGVAEPPPSSAIANGFVGAMDGGFGSDVRYHSMDSATELDVFWSPY; encoded by the exons ATGGAAGGAAGAgttgaggaggaggagcagcagttGCCGCCTGGGTTTAGGTTCCATCCCACCGACGAAGAGCTGATCACCCACTACCTCACCCACAAGATCACTGAGGCGGACTTCCATGCGAGAGCAATCGCGGAGGTCGACCTCACCAAGTCCGAGCCATGGGATCTCCCTG AGAAAGCGAAGCTGGGGGAAAAGGAATGGTATTTCTTCAGCTTGCGGGACCGCAAGTACCCGAGCGGGGTCAGAACCAACCGAGCCACCAACGCCGGCTACTGGAAGACGACAGGGAAAGACAAGGAGATCTTCGACAGCAGCACCTCAGAGCTGGTGGGGATGAAGAAGACGTTGGTGTTCTACAAAGGGAGAGCTCCGAGAGGGGAGAAGACCAACTGGATCATGCACGAATATCGTCTCCACTCCGAGCTTGCCTCAAAATACATCAAG GATGAGTGGGTCGTCTGCCGTGTGTTCATGAAGAGTAGTTCTTCCGGGAAGAAGTACCCGCCGAGCCAGCCGCGAGCCAACCCTTATTATGTCGAGTTGGGGCCTGTCTCGACGCCTTCTCTCATCCAGAATGAGCTGATGGAGTTGTCGAGGTTCGCCAGAGACAGCCATGGCCCGACCTCAACGATCCAACCACAGCTCAGCTaccatggaggaggaggaggaggcttcaCCCTCGCAGGTATGAAGCTGAATCTGGGCGCCCTGCCACCGCCGCCGGCACCGGCAGCGATGCCAGTTCCTCTATTCCAGCCACTGGGGGTGGCTGAGCCGCCGCCTTCGTCGGCCATTGCCAACGGTTTCGTGGGAGCCATGGATGGCGGATTTGGCTCTGATGTCAGGTACCATAGTATGGACTCTGCCACGGAGCTCGATGTTTTCTGGTCTCCTTACTGA
- the LOC103986684 gene encoding uncharacterized protein LOC103986684 isoform X1, translating into MMEASKLLIASTVICLVFVGAWADAGAEEEVVVQHLAPDSALKLELEQLRSKISALEASILDRTRDLKSKDETITHLEMIIEEKSKTLLSLQSEIESVQKKGTGDAEELVKKAHARAGELEKEMAKLRNDIELQNKRRVALDAQAGETEKKVGELNLKLKNLQKINDEQKRRIQKTEHALHVAEEELMRAQLETRAKSKELSQAHGAWLPRWFAAHINRYLELAATYWKHHAKPTLDVFLHKALEKSAQAQKRMEPHLEMAKNKWIPAIKERWVILATNAEPYVHTLSAKTVEVYHTSKDAIATHVVKVQELGGPYFQAAKRFSKPYIDQVATITKPHFKKVQFALKPYKKRIVRAYGKFHKSATVYHHQVQAGIHEHLKKYELTKPLATKELVWFMASALLALPIFLVYRFLSDILCSKNTRKPTRNAHGSHTHRRPKRRLPDK; encoded by the exons ATGATGGAGGCTTCAAAGCTACTGATAGCTTCGACCGTGATCTGCCTCGTGTTCGTCGGAGCATGGGCGGACGCCGGGGCCGAAGAGGAGGTCGTCGTCCAACACCTGGCGCCGGATTCGGCTCTGAAACTGGAATTGGAGCAGCTTAGGTCAAAAATCTCCGCCCTAG AAGCTAGCATTTTGGACAGAACGCGTGACCTGAAGAGCAAAGATGAGACTATCACACATTTGGAAATGATCATTGAAGAGAAGTCAAAAACACTTTTATCATTACAAAGCGAGATAGAATCAGTCCAG AAGAAGGGAACTGGAGATGCAGAGGAGCTTGTTAAAAAGGCTCATGCCCGAGCTGGTGAACTTGAGAAGGAG ATGGCGAAACTTAGAAATGATATTGAGTTACAGAACAAAAGAAGAGTTGCTTTGGATGCTCAGGCTGGTGAAACTGAAAAGAAAGTGGGAGAACttaatttaaaattgaaaaat CTCCAGAAGATAAATGATGAACAAAAACGTAGAATTCAGAAAACTGAACATGCTCTTCATGTGGCAGAG GAAGAGCTTATGAGGGCACAGCTAGAAACAAGAGCTAAGTCAAAGGAGTTGTCTCAG GCCCATGGAGCATGGTTACCACGTTGGTTTGCCGCTCATATCAATCGCTATCTG GAACTTGCAGCAACCTACTGGAAGCATCATGCAAAACCTACATTGGACGTCTTCCTTCATAAG GCATTGGAGAAATCAGCTCAGGCACAGAAACGGATGGAACCCCACTTGGAAATGGCCAAAAAT AAATGGATTCCTGCTATTAAAGAGCGATGGGTGATTCTTGCAACAAATGCTGAACCCTATGTGCACACTTTATCAGCTAAGACAGTCGAAGTGTATCACACTTCTAAAGATGCCATAGCTACACATGTAGTCAAAGTACAAGAACTGGGAGGTCCCTACTTCCAG GCAGCCAAGAGGTTTTCTAAACCATATATCGATCAAGTCGCTACTATCACCAAACCTCATTTCAAGAAGGTGCAATTTGCTTTGAAACCCTACAAGAAACGTATAGTTCGTGCTTATGGAAAGTTTCATAAATCAGCAACAGTTTATCATCACCAG GTCCAAGCTGGCATCCATGAACATTTAAAGAAATATGAATTAACAAAACCTCTTGCTACCAAAGAGCTGGTGTGGTTTATG GCTTCTGCTTTGTTGGCTTTACCTATTTTCCTTGTATACAGATTCTTATCAGATATTCTTTG CTCTAAAAACACAAGAAAGCCAACACGAAATGCGCACGGAAGCCACACACACAGAAGGCCTAAGCGTAGACTTCCTGACAAGTAg
- the LOC135639360 gene encoding eukaryotic initiation factor 4A-1-like produces MAGMAPEGSQFDARQYDAKMTELLNADGQEFFTSYDEICESFDDMGLHENLLRGIYAYGFEKPSAIQQRGIVPFCKGLDVIQQAQSGTGKTATFCSGILQQLDYGLVQCQALVLAPTRELAQQIEKVMRALGDYLGVKVHACVGGTSVREDQRILQSGVHVVVGTPGRVFDMLRRQSLRPDYIKMFVLDEADEMLSRGFKDQIYDIFQLLPSKIQVGVFSATMPPEALEITRKFMNKPVRILVKRDELTLEGIRQFYVNVEKEEWKLDTLCDLYEALTITQSVIFVNTRRKVDWLTDKMRSRDHTVSATHGDMDQNTRDIIMREFRSGSSRVLVTTDLLARGIDVQQVSMVINYDLPTQPENYLHRIGRSGRFGRKGSAINFVTRDDERMLFDIQRFYNVVIEELPSNVADLI; encoded by the exons ATGGCTGGAATGGCACCGGAAGGATCACAATTTGATGCTCGTCAATATGATGCTAAAATGACTGAGCT GCTAAATGCGGATGGGCAAGAATTCTTCACCTCATATGATGAGATTTGTGAAAGTTTTGATGACATGGGACTTCACGAAAACCTTCTTAGAGGCATTTATGCCTATG GTTTTGAGAAACCATCTGCAATTCAGCAAAGAGGAATAGTTCCCTTTTGCAAGGGTCTAGATGTTATTCAGCAAGCACAGTCAGGCACAGGAAAAACTGCAACTTTTTGCTCTGGAATACTGCAGCAGCTTGATTATGGCTTGGTCCAATGCCAGGCTTTGGTTCTTGCCCCCACTAGAGAATTAGCACAGCAAATTGAGAAAGTCATGCGAGCACTTGGTGACTATTTAGGTGTCAAAGTTCATGCTTGTGTAGGAGGGACTAGTGTCCGAGAGGATCAACGGATTCTTCAAAGTGGGGTCCATGTCGTGGTTGGTACTCCAGGTCGTGTCTTTGATATGTTGAGGAGGCAATCCCTTCGTCCCGACTACATTAAAATGTTTGTCTTGGATGAGGCAGATGAAATGCTTTCACGAGGCTTCAAGGATCAG ATATATGATATCTTCCAGTTACTCCCTTCAAAAATTCAGGTGGGCGTCTTCTCTGCCACAATGCCACCTGAGGCCCTAGAGATTACCAGGAAGTTTATGAACAAACCTGTTAGGATCCTTGTGAAGCGTGATGAACTCACCCTGGAGGGTATAAGGCAGTTTTATGTCAATGTCGAGAAAGAAGAGTGGAAGCTTGATACCCTCTGTGACCTTTATGAAGCACTGACCATCACTCAAAGTGTCATCTTTGTTAACACTCGACGCAAGGTTGACTGGCTCACCGATAAGATGAGGAGCAGGGATCACACGGTTTCTGCTACTCACGGAGACATGGACCAAAACACCAGGGACATTATAATGCGGGAATTCCGTTCTGGCTCCTCTCGTGTTCTCGTCACTACTGACCTTCTTGCTCGTGGTATTGATGTCCAGCAAGTGTCAATGGTGATAAATTATGATCTGCCTACTCAACCGGAGAACTACCTCCATCGGATCGGACGAAGTGGACGTTTCGGAAGAAAGGGTTCCGCAATAAACTTTGTTACCCGTGATGATGAGAGGATGCTATTTGATATACAGAGGTTCTACAATGTGGTGATAGAGGAGCTGCCTTCCAATGTTGCCGATCTCATCTGA
- the LOC103986684 gene encoding uncharacterized protein LOC103986684 isoform X2 encodes MMEASKLLIASTVICLVFVGAWADAGAEEEVVVQHLAPDSALKLELEQLRSKISALEASILDRTRDLKSKDETITHLEMIIEEKSKTLLSLQSEIESVQKGTGDAEELVKKAHARAGELEKEMAKLRNDIELQNKRRVALDAQAGETEKKVGELNLKLKNLQKINDEQKRRIQKTEHALHVAEEELMRAQLETRAKSKELSQAHGAWLPRWFAAHINRYLELAATYWKHHAKPTLDVFLHKALEKSAQAQKRMEPHLEMAKNKWIPAIKERWVILATNAEPYVHTLSAKTVEVYHTSKDAIATHVVKVQELGGPYFQAAKRFSKPYIDQVATITKPHFKKVQFALKPYKKRIVRAYGKFHKSATVYHHQVQAGIHEHLKKYELTKPLATKELVWFMASALLALPIFLVYRFLSDILCSKNTRKPTRNAHGSHTHRRPKRRLPDK; translated from the exons ATGATGGAGGCTTCAAAGCTACTGATAGCTTCGACCGTGATCTGCCTCGTGTTCGTCGGAGCATGGGCGGACGCCGGGGCCGAAGAGGAGGTCGTCGTCCAACACCTGGCGCCGGATTCGGCTCTGAAACTGGAATTGGAGCAGCTTAGGTCAAAAATCTCCGCCCTAG AAGCTAGCATTTTGGACAGAACGCGTGACCTGAAGAGCAAAGATGAGACTATCACACATTTGGAAATGATCATTGAAGAGAAGTCAAAAACACTTTTATCATTACAAAGCGAGATAGAATCAGTCCAG AAGGGAACTGGAGATGCAGAGGAGCTTGTTAAAAAGGCTCATGCCCGAGCTGGTGAACTTGAGAAGGAG ATGGCGAAACTTAGAAATGATATTGAGTTACAGAACAAAAGAAGAGTTGCTTTGGATGCTCAGGCTGGTGAAACTGAAAAGAAAGTGGGAGAACttaatttaaaattgaaaaat CTCCAGAAGATAAATGATGAACAAAAACGTAGAATTCAGAAAACTGAACATGCTCTTCATGTGGCAGAG GAAGAGCTTATGAGGGCACAGCTAGAAACAAGAGCTAAGTCAAAGGAGTTGTCTCAG GCCCATGGAGCATGGTTACCACGTTGGTTTGCCGCTCATATCAATCGCTATCTG GAACTTGCAGCAACCTACTGGAAGCATCATGCAAAACCTACATTGGACGTCTTCCTTCATAAG GCATTGGAGAAATCAGCTCAGGCACAGAAACGGATGGAACCCCACTTGGAAATGGCCAAAAAT AAATGGATTCCTGCTATTAAAGAGCGATGGGTGATTCTTGCAACAAATGCTGAACCCTATGTGCACACTTTATCAGCTAAGACAGTCGAAGTGTATCACACTTCTAAAGATGCCATAGCTACACATGTAGTCAAAGTACAAGAACTGGGAGGTCCCTACTTCCAG GCAGCCAAGAGGTTTTCTAAACCATATATCGATCAAGTCGCTACTATCACCAAACCTCATTTCAAGAAGGTGCAATTTGCTTTGAAACCCTACAAGAAACGTATAGTTCGTGCTTATGGAAAGTTTCATAAATCAGCAACAGTTTATCATCACCAG GTCCAAGCTGGCATCCATGAACATTTAAAGAAATATGAATTAACAAAACCTCTTGCTACCAAAGAGCTGGTGTGGTTTATG GCTTCTGCTTTGTTGGCTTTACCTATTTTCCTTGTATACAGATTCTTATCAGATATTCTTTG CTCTAAAAACACAAGAAAGCCAACACGAAATGCGCACGGAAGCCACACACACAGAAGGCCTAAGCGTAGACTTCCTGACAAGTAg